The Pedobacter mucosus genome window below encodes:
- a CDS encoding UbiD family decarboxylase has translation MAYKSLAECVSDLEKHGHLLRIKEEVDPFLEMAAIHLRVYENKGPAILFENIKGSSFPALSNLFGTLERSKFIFKETLPKVQQLVSLRNDPMKALKNPFKYAGSAMSALSALPMKTPSAKSKFLKTSISKLPQIVNWPMDGGPFVTMPQVYTEDVEKPGVMNSNLGMYRIQLGGNDYIQDKEIGLHYQIHRGIGVHQSKANALGLPLKVSIFIGGPPSHPLAAVMPLPEGLSELTFAGALGDRRFRYFYDDEGFCVSADADFIITGTVYPNENKPEGPFGDHLGYYSLTHPFPLMKVHNVYHKKDAIWSFTVVGRPPQEDTSFGALIHEITGSAIPQEIHGLKEVHAVDAAGVHPLLFAIGSERYTPYLKDRKPQEILTIANHILGKNQLSLAKYVFIAAREDNEALSTHHIAEFLTHILERIDLTKDIHFYTNTTIDTLDYSGDGLNSGSKVVVAAAGNKKRLLSNVIPEELLLSKGFNNPHVAIPGILVLGCDQYQSPEKTAAEIALLNIALIDQDLSGFPLIIMADDAEFTANNIDNLVWVAFTRSNPAADIYGINDFTVNKHWGCKGSLIIDARKKPHHAPELIKDSTVERKIDRFEELKRSSNA, from the coding sequence ATGGCCTACAAAAGTTTAGCAGAATGCGTATCAGATTTAGAAAAACATGGTCACTTATTAAGAATTAAAGAAGAAGTTGATCCATTTTTAGAGATGGCAGCCATTCATTTAAGGGTTTATGAAAACAAAGGACCAGCAATTCTATTCGAAAATATTAAAGGAAGTTCTTTTCCGGCGCTTTCTAATCTGTTCGGAACGTTAGAACGATCAAAATTTATATTCAAAGAAACGTTGCCGAAAGTTCAACAATTGGTTTCTTTGCGTAATGATCCAATGAAGGCGCTAAAAAATCCCTTCAAATATGCAGGTTCGGCAATGTCTGCACTATCTGCTTTACCAATGAAAACGCCATCAGCTAAAAGCAAATTTTTAAAAACGAGCATTAGCAAATTGCCTCAGATTGTTAATTGGCCTATGGATGGAGGTCCATTTGTAACCATGCCACAAGTTTATACCGAAGATGTAGAGAAGCCTGGTGTTATGAATTCCAATTTAGGAATGTACCGCATTCAGCTTGGTGGTAATGATTATATTCAAGATAAAGAAATTGGTTTGCACTATCAAATTCATCGCGGAATTGGAGTTCATCAATCAAAAGCCAATGCTTTAGGATTGCCACTTAAAGTAAGTATTTTTATTGGCGGACCACCATCACATCCTTTAGCGGCCGTAATGCCTTTACCAGAAGGCTTGTCAGAATTAACTTTTGCTGGCGCTTTAGGCGATAGAAGATTTAGGTATTTTTACGATGATGAAGGCTTTTGCGTTTCTGCTGATGCAGATTTTATCATTACTGGAACCGTTTATCCAAACGAAAATAAACCTGAAGGACCATTTGGAGATCATTTGGGATATTACAGTTTAACGCATCCGTTTCCATTAATGAAAGTTCATAATGTTTATCATAAAAAAGATGCGATTTGGTCGTTTACTGTGGTGGGCAGACCGCCACAAGAAGATACAAGCTTTGGCGCTTTAATACATGAAATTACTGGGTCTGCAATTCCTCAAGAAATTCATGGCTTAAAAGAAGTTCATGCTGTTGATGCAGCAGGCGTTCATCCGCTGCTGTTTGCCATTGGAAGTGAAAGGTATACGCCATATTTAAAAGATCGAAAACCACAAGAAATTTTAACTATTGCAAATCATATTTTAGGTAAAAACCAATTGAGTTTAGCTAAATATGTTTTTATTGCAGCCCGCGAAGATAATGAAGCATTAAGCACACATCATATAGCAGAATTTTTGACGCATATTTTAGAACGCATTGATTTAACAAAAGATATTCATTTTTATACAAATACAACAATTGATACGCTGGATTATAGTGGAGATGGCTTAAATAGTGGCTCAAAAGTAGTGGTAGCTGCCGCTGGAAATAAAAAGAGGTTGCTTTCTAATGTTATTCCAGAAGAATTGTTATTATCAAAAGGGTTTAATAATCCTCACGTAGCAATTCCAGGCATCTTGGTTTTAGGCTGTGATCAATATCAAAGTCCAGAAAAAACTGCAGCTGAAATCGCCTTACTAAATATTGCTTTAATAGATCAAGATTTATCAGGTTTTCCACTTATCATTATGGCTGATGATGCTGAATTCACAGCAAATAATATTGATAATCTGGTCTGGGTAGCTTTCACCCGAAGTAATCCAGCTGCTGATATTTACGGGATTAATGATTTCACAGTAAATAAGCATTGGGGATGCAAAGGTTCATTAATTATCGATGCCAGAAAAAAACCTCATCATGCACCCGAATTAATTAAAGATAGCACCGTAGAAAGAAAGATCGACAGGTTTGAAGAACTTAAAAGATCATCGAATGCCTAA
- a CDS encoding Dps family protein has product MDAKKISLNENEVKPVVDLLNDYLANYHIHYQKLRGCHWNVKGQNFFTLHVKFEELYTNAQVTIDEIAERVLTLGKAPHSRFADYIAESKIQEIDTIGMPDLDMVNALLEDMSVLIEIEREILDESAAAGDDGSNDMVNRFMQFKEKNTWMLRSFLGKK; this is encoded by the coding sequence ATGGACGCTAAAAAAATAAGCTTAAACGAAAACGAAGTTAAACCAGTTGTCGATTTATTAAACGACTATTTAGCAAATTATCATATTCACTACCAAAAATTAAGAGGATGCCACTGGAATGTTAAAGGGCAGAATTTTTTCACTTTACATGTAAAATTTGAGGAGTTATATACCAATGCGCAAGTTACAATTGATGAAATTGCAGAACGCGTTTTAACATTGGGTAAAGCACCGCACAGCCGTTTTGCAGATTATATAGCTGAATCTAAAATTCAGGAAATTGATACCATTGGCATGCCAGATTTAGATATGGTAAATGCTTTACTAGAGGACATGTCTGTTTTAATTGAAATTGAACGTGAAATTTTAGATGAATCAGCTGCTGCTGGTGATGATGGATCTAATGACATGGTTAACCGTTTTATGCAGTTTAAAGAGAAAAATACTTGGATGCTAAGATCATTTCTGGGTAAGAAGTAA
- a CDS encoding LysM peptidoglycan-binding domain-containing protein, translated as MQKIYLSAAILFALNIANAKANIARDSIGVENNKGKKLIIYQTIAKDTYYSIGRRYNVSPKDIMTFNENKFLQIGVIIKVPTNIPFTTTENTSPAQTSQNVLEHVVKPKDNLNMLAEKYGTTINEIKALNNLSTVNLRIGQVLKIPAKSGMQTEETAPVTNINTKPETPVTETQSSNQTLIEHTVQSKEFLGKIAVKYGTSVEEIRKANNLSNNNLHIGQILKIPATKNVDENKVVSAASEVPIQEKKSMDATGTHTVLRNETIFTIAKQYSVTAYQLRQLNNLPDNAITIGQVLKVPSNVVTDVQVPKEKQVEPAKEIVISKEESFIHEVVASETIFSIAKKYSLTAYQIRTANKLSDNALVVGQKLIIPKPPQPKSVNDVSKEDQEGNPDSTMVRDPKLRRDPSVYGLSQIEEKGAAVWIADADLDGSKMLVLHRTAPVGRVIKITNPMTNRTTFAKVVGKFTENESTKDVIIVTTKAVADSLGALDKRFFCNLTYSAQ; from the coding sequence ATGCAAAAAATATATCTATCTGCTGCCATTCTGTTTGCTTTAAACATAGCAAATGCGAAGGCAAATATTGCAAGAGATTCCATTGGTGTAGAAAATAATAAAGGCAAAAAATTAATCATTTATCAAACAATAGCAAAAGACACATATTATTCAATTGGTAGAAGATACAATGTTTCTCCAAAAGATATTATGACGTTTAATGAAAATAAATTCCTTCAAATTGGCGTAATTATCAAGGTTCCTACTAACATTCCCTTTACAACTACAGAAAACACAAGTCCTGCGCAAACCTCACAAAATGTTTTAGAGCATGTTGTAAAACCTAAGGATAACTTGAATATGCTTGCCGAAAAATATGGCACTACTATTAATGAAATTAAAGCACTAAATAACCTTTCTACTGTTAATCTTCGCATTGGCCAAGTATTAAAAATTCCAGCAAAAAGCGGAATGCAGACTGAGGAAACAGCTCCAGTTACAAATATCAACACAAAGCCTGAAACTCCCGTTACTGAAACTCAATCTAGTAACCAAACGCTAATTGAACATACTGTTCAATCAAAAGAGTTTTTAGGAAAAATTGCGGTAAAATATGGAACATCTGTTGAAGAAATTAGAAAGGCAAATAACTTATCTAACAACAACCTTCACATTGGTCAGATTTTGAAAATTCCTGCAACAAAAAATGTTGATGAAAATAAAGTGGTTAGTGCAGCTAGTGAAGTTCCAATACAGGAAAAAAAATCAATGGATGCGACAGGAACGCACACTGTTTTAAGAAACGAAACGATTTTCACCATCGCCAAACAATATAGCGTAACCGCTTATCAACTCAGACAACTTAACAATTTACCTGATAATGCAATAACTATTGGGCAGGTTTTAAAGGTTCCATCGAATGTGGTAACAGATGTGCAAGTACCAAAAGAAAAACAAGTTGAGCCAGCAAAAGAGATTGTAATAAGTAAAGAAGAGAGTTTCATTCATGAAGTTGTTGCTAGTGAAACGATTTTTAGCATTGCGAAAAAATATAGTTTAACTGCTTATCAAATCCGAACAGCTAATAAGCTATCGGATAATGCATTGGTGGTTGGCCAAAAACTTATTATTCCAAAACCACCTCAGCCTAAGTCTGTAAATGATGTTTCAAAAGAAGATCAGGAAGGAAATCCAGACAGTACAATGGTAAGAGATCCAAAATTACGAAGAGATCCAAGTGTTTATGGCTTAAGTCAGATTGAAGAAAAAGGTGCAGCAGTTTGGATTGCTGACGCTGATTTGGACGGATCAAAAATGTTGGTTTTACATCGTACAGCACCTGTTGGTAGGGTAATTAAAATTACAAACCCGATGACGAACCGAACAACATTTGCAAAAGTAGTTGGTAAATTTACAGAGAATGAATCTACAAAAGATGTTATAATTGTAACTACTAAAGCAGTAGCTGATTCTTTAGGTGCTTTAGACAAGCGTTTCTTCTGTAATTTAACATATAGTGCTCAATGA
- a CDS encoding uridine kinase family protein — MILNKKPFIIGIAGGSGSGKTFFLNCFLHHFKQDEVTLVSQDDYYIPAGDMSQEENKLYNFDLPSTIDSQQFLKDIKQLLAGEVVYKKEYNFNNPLAVVKILEIKSAPIIIVEGLFILHFKEIAALLDHQIFVDAEESVALDRRIKRDGLERGYPEEDVLFKWHNHVAPAYKEYLLPYKDSCDLLVVNNTNDPEEIIEITEAISIDLKKNILVGID; from the coding sequence ATGATTTTAAATAAAAAACCGTTCATAATTGGTATTGCTGGTGGTAGTGGTTCGGGTAAAACATTTTTTTTAAACTGTTTTCTTCATCATTTTAAGCAAGATGAAGTTACCTTGGTTTCTCAGGATGATTATTATATTCCAGCCGGAGATATGTCTCAAGAAGAAAATAAATTATACAATTTTGATCTTCCATCAACTATTGATAGTCAGCAATTTTTGAAAGATATAAAGCAGCTTTTAGCAGGAGAAGTAGTTTATAAAAAGGAATATAACTTTAATAATCCTTTAGCGGTTGTTAAAATTCTGGAAATTAAATCTGCCCCAATAATAATTGTAGAAGGACTTTTTATTTTGCATTTCAAGGAAATTGCTGCTTTGTTAGACCATCAAATTTTTGTTGATGCTGAAGAAAGTGTTGCACTAGATCGCCGCATAAAGCGTGATGGTTTGGAACGTGGATATCCTGAAGAAGACGTTTTATTTAAATGGCATAATCATGTTGCGCCTGCCTATAAAGAATATCTTTTGCCATATAAAGATAGCTGTGATCTTTTAGTAGTGAATAATACGAACGATCCTGAAGAAATTATTGAGATTACCGAGGCAATATCCATCGATTTAAAAAAGAACATTTTAGTAGGTATTGATTAA
- a CDS encoding CoA transferase subunit B, with amino-acid sequence MLTKEQIAQRIAKEIKNGFYVNLGIGIPTLVANYIPKGIEVVLQSENGLLGMGPFPFEGEEDADLINAGKQTITTLPGSSIFDSAMSFGMIRSQKVDLTILGAMEVSENGDIANWKIPGKMVKGMGGAMDLVASAKNIIVAMQHVNKTGESKLLPKCTLPLTGLNCIKKVVTELAVLDILPEGGFKLLERAPGVSIDFIRQSTAGKLIIEGEIPEMELN; translated from the coding sequence ATGTTAACAAAAGAACAAATAGCGCAACGTATTGCGAAGGAAATAAAAAATGGTTTTTATGTAAATCTAGGAATTGGGATACCGACATTAGTTGCCAATTATATTCCCAAGGGGATAGAGGTTGTATTGCAGTCAGAAAATGGTTTATTAGGCATGGGTCCGTTTCCATTTGAAGGAGAGGAAGATGCTGATTTAATTAATGCTGGCAAACAAACCATCACCACATTGCCGGGATCATCGATATTCGATTCTGCAATGAGTTTTGGAATGATAAGATCGCAAAAAGTTGATCTAACCATCTTAGGTGCCATGGAAGTCTCAGAAAATGGAGACATTGCAAACTGGAAAATCCCCGGAAAAATGGTGAAGGGGATGGGTGGAGCTATGGATTTAGTAGCATCAGCCAAAAATATAATTGTTGCCATGCAACATGTTAATAAGACTGGAGAAAGTAAACTTTTGCCAAAATGTACCTTACCACTTACCGGTTTAAACTGCATTAAAAAAGTTGTAACAGAGCTAGCAGTATTAGATATTTTACCTGAAGGTGGATTTAAACTTTTAGAAAGAGCACCAGGAGTAAGCATTGATTTTATCAGACAATCTACCGCTGGTAAATTGATTATAGAAGGTGAGATACCAGAAATGGAATTGAACTAA
- a CDS encoding CoA transferase subunit A produces the protein MINKVVVSAEEAIKDINDGATLMLGGFGLCGIPENCINALVNKKVKNLTCISNNAGVDNFGIGLLLQQRQVKKMISSYVGENAEFERQLLSGELEVDLIPQGTLATRCLAAGYGMPAIFTPAGVGTEVAEGKETRNFNGKDYLMEYAFDADFALVKAWKGDTSGNLIFRSTSRNFNPLMAMAGKITIVEVEELVEAGALDPDQIHTPGIYVHRIFEGKNYEKRIEQRTVIKSLS, from the coding sequence ATGATAAATAAAGTAGTTGTTAGCGCTGAAGAGGCGATTAAAGATATAAACGATGGTGCAACGCTGATGCTTGGAGGTTTTGGGCTTTGTGGTATTCCAGAAAACTGTATAAATGCTTTAGTTAATAAAAAAGTCAAAAATTTAACCTGTATTTCTAATAATGCTGGTGTAGATAATTTTGGTATCGGATTGTTACTGCAACAACGTCAGGTAAAAAAAATGATTTCTTCATACGTTGGTGAAAATGCTGAATTTGAAAGGCAATTATTAAGTGGCGAATTGGAAGTAGATTTAATTCCGCAAGGTACATTAGCTACCCGATGTTTGGCTGCTGGATATGGAATGCCTGCTATTTTTACACCAGCTGGCGTAGGTACAGAAGTAGCTGAAGGCAAAGAGACACGTAATTTTAATGGAAAAGATTACTTAATGGAATATGCTTTTGATGCAGATTTTGCATTAGTAAAAGCGTGGAAGGGAGATACATCTGGTAATCTGATCTTTAGATCGACGAGTAGAAATTTTAATCCCTTAATGGCTATGGCAGGAAAAATAACCATTGTTGAAGTTGAAGAATTAGTGGAAGCAGGAGCGCTTGATCCTGATCAAATTCATACTCCAGGAATATATGTTCATAGAATTTTTGAAGGAAAAAATTACGAAAAAAGAATAGAGCAACGAACGGTTATAAAATCTTTAAGTTAA
- a CDS encoding endonuclease MutS2, producing MLYPENCLERLGFVEIRQLISKHCLSPMGQTMVQKMQVMNRFDQIDKFLRQTSEFKSILQNQEPLQINTFFDIKSLVEKIRVEGTYLLEEEWYQVYISLQTVFSVLRFFEERPEVYPTLEALFEHLPIEKNIIRKIETVIDAKGKIKPNASKELQEISAAISRAEQDVRKRMDSIYKQAISNNWVADGSLTIRDGRMCIPVLAENKRKLKGFIHDESASGQTVYIEPEEVFTLNNKLRDLEFDKRREIIKILIALTDDLRPFTPLLLSYHGFLTKLDFVRAKALFAIDIEGEMPGLLKEPKTKLINARHPLLMLSFAAERKTVTPLNIHIDAETRVVLVSGPNAGGKSVCMKTVGLLQIMLQTGLLIPVDPNSEVGIFENIFADIGDDQSIESDLSTYSAHLTKMRYFVEHASPKTMVLIDEFGTGTDPQFGGPMAEAVLEVMNNKKIRGVITTHYSNLKLFAGNTPGLENASMLFDNAKMKPMYILEMGKPGSSYAFEIAQNIGLPKEVIELARQKTGSNQNRVDTMLVDLEREKKTIYDTKVSLANQQNKARNLVTENEKLREFLDENRRVLIKEAKQEAQNIIKNANKLVENTIAEIKENQADKAVTKELRQNLQKELLKNHIPKERPKPVQVIVGGEIEVGDYVRFIDSETTGLVLEINRNELVLAIGDLRSNVKRNRVQKISNKEAKKVVQSSSNSFAGRMNDAVSDFRAELDLRGKRTEDALFEVEKYLDKAIMLGFPSIKLIHGKGDGILRKMIREYLKKYSQVNRMEDEHADRGGDGITYVYLN from the coding sequence ATGTTGTACCCAGAAAATTGTTTAGAGCGCTTAGGCTTTGTAGAAATAAGGCAGTTGATTAGTAAGCATTGTTTAAGTCCGATGGGACAAACAATGGTTCAAAAAATGCAAGTAATGAATCGCTTTGATCAAATCGATAAGTTTTTACGTCAAACCAGTGAGTTCAAAAGTATCCTTCAAAACCAAGAGCCATTACAAATAAATACCTTTTTTGATATTAAATCCCTTGTTGAAAAAATTAGAGTAGAAGGCACTTATCTATTAGAAGAAGAATGGTATCAAGTTTATATTTCATTACAAACCGTTTTTTCGGTGCTGCGTTTTTTCGAAGAACGGCCAGAAGTTTATCCAACATTAGAAGCGTTGTTTGAACACTTACCCATTGAGAAAAATATAATTAGAAAAATTGAAACGGTTATTGATGCGAAAGGCAAAATTAAACCGAATGCATCTAAAGAATTACAGGAAATTAGTGCTGCTATATCCAGAGCGGAACAGGATGTTCGTAAAAGAATGGATTCTATTTACAAGCAAGCCATTTCAAATAACTGGGTTGCCGATGGAAGTTTAACCATTCGTGATGGGAGAATGTGTATCCCGGTTTTGGCAGAAAATAAACGAAAACTTAAAGGATTTATTCACGATGAATCTGCCTCAGGACAAACCGTTTACATTGAACCTGAAGAAGTTTTTACCTTAAATAATAAGCTTCGTGATTTAGAATTTGATAAGCGTAGAGAAATAATTAAGATTTTAATTGCCTTGACAGATGATTTAAGGCCATTCACTCCTTTACTGCTTTCTTACCATGGTTTCCTTACTAAATTGGATTTTGTTAGGGCAAAAGCCTTATTTGCGATCGACATTGAAGGAGAAATGCCAGGTTTACTAAAAGAGCCTAAAACCAAATTGATAAACGCAAGGCATCCGTTATTAATGCTTTCATTTGCAGCTGAAAGAAAAACCGTAACCCCTTTAAACATTCATATTGATGCAGAAACCCGTGTGGTTTTAGTATCTGGACCGAATGCGGGAGGAAAATCTGTTTGCATGAAAACCGTAGGTTTATTACAAATTATGTTGCAAACGGGTTTATTAATTCCGGTAGATCCAAATAGTGAAGTCGGTATTTTTGAAAATATTTTTGCTGATATTGGCGATGATCAATCCATAGAAAGTGATTTAAGTACCTACAGCGCTCATTTAACAAAAATGCGGTATTTTGTTGAGCATGCATCGCCAAAAACAATGGTTTTAATCGATGAGTTTGGAACAGGAACCGACCCGCAATTTGGTGGCCCGATGGCTGAAGCTGTTTTAGAGGTAATGAATAATAAGAAAATTAGAGGTGTTATTACTACCCACTACTCAAATTTAAAACTTTTTGCAGGAAATACACCTGGCTTAGAAAATGCATCAATGCTGTTTGATAATGCAAAGATGAAGCCGATGTATATTCTAGAAATGGGGAAACCAGGGAGTTCTTATGCATTCGAAATTGCACAAAACATTGGTTTGCCAAAAGAAGTAATTGAACTTGCCCGACAAAAAACCGGTTCCAATCAAAATAGGGTTGATACCATGTTGGTTGATTTGGAACGGGAGAAGAAAACAATTTATGATACGAAAGTAAGTTTAGCCAATCAGCAAAATAAGGCAAGAAATTTAGTAACTGAAAATGAAAAGCTTCGTGAGTTTTTAGATGAAAACAGAAGGGTTTTAATTAAAGAGGCAAAACAAGAAGCTCAGAATATTATTAAAAATGCGAACAAACTGGTAGAAAATACCATTGCTGAAATTAAAGAAAACCAAGCAGATAAGGCCGTAACAAAAGAGTTAAGACAGAATTTGCAAAAAGAATTGTTAAAAAATCATATCCCGAAAGAAAGACCAAAGCCTGTGCAAGTTATTGTTGGTGGTGAAATTGAAGTTGGTGATTATGTTAGATTTATAGATAGTGAAACCACTGGTTTGGTATTGGAAATAAATCGCAACGAATTGGTTTTGGCGATTGGAGATCTACGATCGAATGTGAAGCGCAACCGTGTCCAAAAAATAAGCAATAAAGAAGCTAAGAAGGTTGTGCAAAGTAGTAGTAACTCTTTCGCAGGGCGGATGAATGATGCTGTTTCTGATTTTCGGGCAGAATTAGATCTTCGTGGAAAACGTACTGAAGATGCTTTATTTGAAGTGGAAAAATATTTAGATAAGGCAATTATGCTCGGCTTTCCATCGATCAAATTAATTCACGGTAAAGGCGACGGAATTTTAAGAAAGATGATTAGAGAATATTTGAAAAAATATAGTCAGGTAAATAGGATGGAGGATGAACATGCAGATAGAGGTGGAGATGGCATTACCTACGTTTATTTAAATTAA
- a CDS encoding DUF4296 domain-containing protein yields the protein MRKLLGILIGSILWFGCKSGIPNDVIEPQKMEKILYDIHIADGYVSTIYIQDSSKKVAAAYYDGIYKKFDIDSALYAKSIKYYYINNPEELEKMYKNITKKLDVQKAKMVKVDSLQLLKPTAIPLVK from the coding sequence ATGAGAAAATTATTAGGCATTTTAATAGGTTCTATTCTTTGGTTTGGTTGTAAATCAGGCATACCAAATGATGTTATTGAGCCGCAAAAAATGGAAAAAATATTGTACGATATTCATATTGCAGATGGTTATGTATCAACAATTTATATTCAAGATTCATCTAAAAAAGTTGCTGCAGCTTATTATGATGGCATTTATAAAAAGTTTGATATAGACTCTGCTTTGTATGCCAAAAGCATTAAATATTATTACATCAATAATCCCGAAGAACTGGAGAAAATGTATAAGAATATTACAAAAAAATTGGATGTCCAGAAAGCAAAAATGGTAAAAGTTGATTCTTTACAATTATTAAAACCAACGGCAATACCATTAGTTAAGTAA
- a CDS encoding YggS family pyridoxal phosphate-dependent enzyme, giving the protein MSIADNLKLYKNEVESSGVTLIAVSKTQPNETILEAYNAGQRVFGENHVQEMVDKQAELPKDIEWHLIGHLQSNKVKYIAPFVTLIHGVDSLKLLVEINKQAAKNKRIIDCLLQVYIADEDTKFGLDFDEIIELLRAEEFQELKNIRIVGLMGIATNTKNEKQIAVEFKELKVLFDGIKVSFFRKEPSFKEISTGMSADYKIAIEQGSTMVRIGSSIFGKRTIKHFKNDPLAN; this is encoded by the coding sequence ATGAGCATAGCTGATAATCTTAAACTATATAAAAACGAAGTTGAATCTAGTGGCGTAACATTAATTGCCGTTTCAAAAACTCAGCCAAATGAAACAATTTTGGAAGCATACAATGCCGGGCAACGGGTATTTGGAGAAAATCATGTACAGGAAATGGTTGATAAACAAGCAGAATTGCCAAAAGATATAGAGTGGCATTTAATCGGCCATTTACAAAGTAACAAAGTGAAGTATATTGCACCTTTTGTTACGCTGATTCACGGTGTTGACAGTCTTAAATTACTAGTTGAAATTAATAAGCAAGCTGCTAAAAACAAGCGCATAATCGATTGTCTACTTCAAGTTTATATTGCCGATGAAGACACTAAATTCGGCTTGGATTTTGATGAAATTATTGAACTTTTACGAGCCGAAGAATTTCAGGAATTAAAAAATATTCGCATTGTTGGCCTAATGGGAATTGCCACAAATACTAAAAACGAAAAGCAGATTGCGGTAGAGTTTAAAGAGTTAAAGGTTTTGTTCGACGGTATAAAAGTTAGCTTCTTTAGGAAAGAACCTTCTTTCAAAGAAATTTCTACAGGTATGAGTGCTGATTACAAAATTGCGATTGAGCAAGGAAGTACCATGGTTCGTATTGGTAGCAGTATCTTTGGTAAAAGAACAATTAAACATTTTAAAAACGATCCATTAGCTAATTAA
- a CDS encoding GNAT family N-acetyltransferase: MNIIIKTAVADDCPRILELINELAIYEKAPEEVTVNLDHFIDAGFGKSPVWKAFVAEVDGQIIGFALYYTRYSTWKGCRLYLEDFIVTEEFRGKGVGKQLFEKVIEEAKGGNYNGMVWQVLDWNEPAINFYNKYKAHLESGWLNAAFSTEQIKAF, translated from the coding sequence ATGAACATAATTATTAAAACAGCGGTTGCTGATGATTGTCCAAGAATTTTAGAACTAATAAATGAATTAGCGATATACGAAAAAGCACCTGAAGAAGTTACGGTTAACCTTGATCACTTTATTGATGCCGGATTTGGAAAATCGCCAGTATGGAAGGCTTTTGTTGCAGAAGTTGATGGACAAATTATTGGCTTTGCTTTATATTACACAAGATATTCGACCTGGAAAGGTTGTAGATTATATTTAGAAGACTTTATTGTAACTGAAGAATTTAGAGGAAAAGGCGTTGGAAAACAATTATTTGAAAAGGTAATTGAAGAAGCCAAAGGCGGAAATTATAATGGAATGGTTTGGCAAGTTTTAGATTGGAATGAGCCAGCTATAAACTTTTATAATAAGTATAAAGCACATTTAGAATCTGGCTGGTTAAACGCTGCATTTTCTACCGAACAAATTAAGGCGTTTTAA